From the genome of Fusarium fujikuroi IMI 58289 draft genome, chromosome FFUJ_chr06:
TGAAGGACTATCCTGCGGTTTTCCTTTGGCCCCGCCCACAAAAACTAGGGGGGAGAGTTCCGGTACCTCCTCGTCATTCATGCCAGTAGCTAGCGCGTCATCGTTCGCGCCATCAAACCCTCCCACTGCAGTAAGTAAGCAGTTCTCATGTCGTTGCGGTTACAGCACCGCGTGGCATTCCGACTTGAAGGTAAGTTAAGGGAACCTCGAAATCATCCCAGCGACATCTGTGTAACGCTAGGCTATATATAGAGTCATCAAAGGTCAGACTGTATGGAACGAGTGagaaacaaaaagaagaTTCAGAGGCGACGACGGTGGGCCGACGAGAGCAAGGACTTGAAAATATTCTATGACCATCCGCTTCCAGAACCAGATTTCAACAAACGCAGATCGAACAACGTACAAATCCCAACTATGGGCGGGGAAGATCAGCCTCCTTTCCAGGATGAAATCGGAGTGCCTAAACTGGCGTTCAAAGGGGAAAATGTTGAGGACGGTCTTGGGTATCTCAACACACTGTGTTCTCTGAAGCCTGGCCCATCGTCCGCGAATGTGGAAGAACTTGGCGAAGATTCCTCCCCAAATTCTGAAAGCGATGAAAGTTCTTCCATCACAGATACTTGTGTCGATGATCAGAAGAGCCTGATGGTTGAAAAGATTGTTTTTATTGTGACGCAGTGGTTGCGTCCAAAGTTAGACGCATGGCGTAGGAATGCCGCTGACAATTCAAAAACCGCGCCGAAGACATCAGAGGCACTGTCGGGCTCATATCTCCATACTGAGACATCTAACACTGTTAACTGTCGgaatgagaagagaaaagcaaCGGAAAGGGACGATTGCGAGACAGACGACGAGGGCGAGGGTAGAAACAGGGGAGATCAGGGGAGCAGCGGTATGTCCATTAGGGGACACGAAAAACCGAAGTACGCTTGCCCGTACTTTAAGTATCATCCGGCGAAGTATAGAGACTGGAGGACATGTCCAGGGCCTGGCTGGAATGACGTCCATCGAGTAAAGTAGGTATAAGCTTATCACCCTTCTAACATTCAGTTCTAATATTTGGGCAGGGAGCATCTTTATCGGCGTCATAAGCAACCCCAATATCGCTGCGCTCGTTGCTGGCAACCCTTCACAGACCAGCAAGGCCTGACGCACCACCAGAGAGCCGATGAACCATGTCCCCTGCGAGAAATGGGATATGTTGAGGGTTTTGACGCAACGCAAGAAAGAAGCCTGAAATCACGGAAGCGAGTTAACCAAAAGCTCTCAGAGACCGAGAAGTGGAGGCGAGTCTTCAAAATTCTATTCCCGCAcgtgcttgatgatgatatcccCTCTCCATGTAAGTTTACCTGGCGCAACAGGAGGGCTTCCTGAACCCTTACAGCGCTAACCACTTTTAGTCTATGACTACAGCCAAACGCCACAGAAGGACGATGCCTGCCGACACTCTGAATCGGGATCCCTGGCGCAGTGTGAACAGTATATGTTGAGAGAAGTGCCGCAGCGTCTTCGGCAAGCTTTGGGGAGGGAGCTAGACCGAGACTTGACCATTGTGGAGGACAACCTGAGGCGAAGAGCTGGTGACTGTGTCAGGACTCTAATCGAGGAGGTTTTTCAGGAACTGAGGCAAATTCGGCGCCTGAGCAGTCCAGATCCACGACTCGAAGCTAACAACGATATATCTGCACTGGCTGAAGGACCCCGGCTTCTTATATCTGAGTTGCCTAGTGGTGAGGATGCTAACCCGCATTTTGAGGGACAGGGCGAAGCGTGGCCAACTAATTTCGACTTGGACTTTTTTGATCCATCCTCTATTTTTGAGGAACTGCAACTCTCATTTGATAATGGTGGTTTGATTGAAGATCTACTCAGGCCTGGAGAGGATGGTGCCAACGAGTCAATGAAACAGTCCGATTCCGGATATGTATCAAATAGTCCTGGATAGTTTAGTACCACCGTAGCAGCTTGATCGTGCCTATTATAGCAGCCACCTATTACAGCTCCAAGAGTTTCAGTCCTTCTGTGAATAATTGTTGATAGATGATCGCTTGACTACATACTTTTCTTAGGTTTTGTCTCGTGAAGGAAAGCTACACAATAGTCATTAGATACAAGTTGGTTCCTAAATAATCTCGAGCGGCAGAATCCTTCTATACATATTCCACCCAGGTTTTTCTCCCCTCTTCGTACTTCTCACCACGAGTTTACGCCTTATCAGCCTCgaatataatcttaataacCTCAGGGTGCCCATCCGAGGGACTAGCTTTGGCGTAAAATTGCAGAGCCTTTGCGTAGAACTCGGGCTCGTTCATCTTCGCTTCTTCGGCATCCTCTCTGATACTGTCCAAAACTGGCATATTATCGCTCGGCGATGGACTAATAATAACACCATTTTCAACGTTTCCTTCTATATGATACCGTGCCCACACAGCATCGCCAAATCTTTGCTCTCGAATGGCATCGACATATATAGTAGCCCATGGCTCAACTGCCGGCCATTTCTTTGTTAAAACATCATGGATCGAGCGGTCGAGGAAGAGCTGTTCGACAGGTGAAGTTTCGTCCGTGAGGCTCATGGTGGACTTTTCTAAAGATGTTGTCAGTTTGTTATAGGAGAACGTGGCATCGGAATCACATACAAAGACCGTATTGCGCAAGTTGTCTGTCAATCCGAAAAGTCTATGGAGGAGATGATAGAATGCAAGAATGACAGGGTGAGGGGTTGAAATGACTCGTACTTGAAGAATGAAAACGGGATTAGGCATCTGGCAGGGATTAGCGAACCAGTCGCCTCAAGCCACATCGGGTAGACCAGCAGCACCAACCAACAGATGACGCAGAGAAATGGCCCCAAAGTCCGAACTGGCCTAAACTAAGAACAAAGGAATGCTTGAACCAAcaaaataataaattacaTCCCGAACTTGTAGCAGTATTTCAGGTGCCTGCCCCGAATGCCAAACCAAGTCATGCTGAGTGAACATTGACTATACGCCTTGATGACAGTGTTCGCGATCAGGAACGTGGAAGATGTCCCGTGACATCCACATCTCCATTCAACGTCATCTTCGTTTTTAGGCCAAAATAACCCAATAATTGATTTCTGCCCTAACAAAGACACAAGAATACTGGATGAAGATCTACTCCATTACCCCAGGAattgtcatcaccatcgatgCCATCAGCAGCCGCTCTACACCCTACAGCAGCCAGAATCAAAGCACAAGTAATGAGTATACATGGTGTAGCATAAAATGCGGGAATCTCTCTTATCCAAAGCACTCAGATTGGTTGGCAAGTGCAGATCGCAATCTATAAAGCTTCAGGTCCTCAAATACTAGTCCTGGTGGTGCTGGCTGCTGTACGCTATGTGCGTTCCCATTGGTTACATTTGAGGATGGACCTTGTCCTGATTCAGGCGCTACGAAAGTTTCCATCAAAGGATCAACTTCATCGAGCCTGTTACGGAAGGTGGTCTAAATCCTATTTTGTGATTATGGTAGAACTCTCACTTATTTTGAGGCTTTTCCAAGACACTAGCTACTTCACTCCAAATGTGCCTGGTTTAATCCTTCAGCACTGCCTAACAGCACATGATCCAAAAGCCATATAAATAATAGCATTAATCCTTTAtgctgtttcttttccttcctttAATTTCAACTGCCCCCCAAAACATATCCCGATGCGAAGCCTACATTATCTCTTGTCAAGCCTGTCTGTCGCCGCCGTCACATTGGCGAACCCTCTTGTCATTCCTGAACATGAAGGCAGTCTCGCTATAAGACACAACACCACTGATGACTTGGACAATATCCTGCCAGATCTAGATGGAAGAGCTGTCAAGAAGCCGTTCTATGCTATCGCTCATCGATGTAACGACATAGACGCTGTTCAACGCGCTGTAAACGATGGTGCCAACGCCCTAGAGATGGACTTATTCtcagaaggaaaagatggcTGGTGGGTCTCACACGATGGGCCAAGCAACAATGGCAATAGAGCGAAAGAAATGTTCGATAACATTGCTTCTCATCGCCAGGCTGGCAAGGCCATTACCTTTGTATGGCTTGATTTGAAGAACCCCGACGCCTGCGATCCTGGCAAACCGGCAGAATGGGGTTGTTCAATCGCGGCCCTTAGGGACCTAGCCAGACAGATCCTAGAGCCCCGCGGTGTGCGCGTTCTGTATGGGTTTTACGGAAATGAGAATGGCAACGCATACCGACTTCTACAATCCGGCCTCACTGCTAATGAGGCTCTGAATGTAGATGGCAGATCGGCTCCCCTGCAGCAATTCTTTAACAACAAGGGGCCTTCCAATGTTCAGAAGCGTGTAGCTTCATATGGCTGGATGAACCTCAAAGAAGGATTTGGCGATTGCACAGAGTCAGGGGATGCACATCTGACATGTACCCAGCTGCGCCAGGAGGTTTCTAGTGGTAAATTCGGCAAAGTATTCAGTTGGACGGCGGTGGTGGATCAAGTGCTGTTGGTTCAGGAGCTCATGGGTGTGCGTATAGACGGTATCATTTACGGATTGGATGGCGCTCCGTATGGCGGGAGTGCTACTCAAGCTCTTGCGCAGATCCGTAGTTCGCTTACGCAGAATGGGGGATATCAATATGCGGGGATGGGCGATAATCCATGGTAGTTCGAAACCACaactcttctctctctctcctctctctctttttctctctgtctctggaaATTATGCAAAGACCGACCCGTTTCTCAGAGATGACAAGACACGCAAGCATCTGCATAAGCGAGAAACCCTTATCAGTTATTGGCTAATTCCCTCCTGTCCGTGAGCAGGGAATCCGTCCAAACTAACCGTATATGTAGGATGAAAATGAGTCATTCGGTTACGGAGTACTCAGAATTCCTGTTTGGGACCAAGGGCCATAAGCTAAGACATCTGCCTGGGAAGGCCCTGGCAATGTCCCGGAAATACTGGCAGAGTCAAAGCGCTTAACCTTTTAGATCGCCTTAAAAGATTGACGATTGTAGATAACTGttttttaaaaaaggaaGCCAAGGTTGAAAGGTTGAAGCCTCAGTCCACGGTAGTTCTCAGAACGATGATAGCAAGAACAAGTGTACGGTGGGAGGAGAAGACGCTAGTCACTGCGGTCTCTGCCTCGCCAAAGATGATGGTTGGCCGTCAGTATCAGGGGGATGCCTGTGTCAGCAAAGGCACAGCAGTCAGAAAATTTGCCAAGTCACACGTGCAATCCTTCCATTTTGAACGAATGAGATGATTATGGCGGGACGGTCTTGGCCCCTGAGACACACACAGTCCCTACTGAGCTGATCTTCCATTCATTCCCTTTTGCGTTTTACAAATCATTTCGTCTCCGGAGATCATACGACCGTCCAGATGGCAGCAGTTCCTTTTGGCAGAACCTTCGGCGAGTCTTGGTCAGGCTGTTACCACCGGCTGAGGGTTGCAGTCAGCTATGTTGAGTCAGTTCCTCTGACCTGTGCCATCacatttcatcttcttcactccTCACATGCCAATATTCCAGGGGCACGGAATACTGCTTTCTCGACCCGAACGAGCGACCAACACATCCAGCGCCCCTTCGTTGCCAATGAACTCTTTCGGTGGGTTTTCAGCTTCCCCTCGATGTCGACTCTGATCTGCATGACACGAAAGGCGACCGAAACGAAATCTCTTCTCGCCGTGTCCAGTGTCCAGCCCGAATCGCCACACAATAACGGCCTCTAATCAGAATAGAGACTCGGAAGATTTAGCTCTGCAGATAACAAAAAGAGGAAGATAGTGGTTGATGAGGGTGCAAGTTGTTTATAGTAAGTGGTCCCCTGACCTCTATGCCAGAAACTGTGTTCAATAGACCTCCGAGCAAGCTGACTGCCCTCTGGCAGTTTTCGACACTTGTGAGACTTGAGACTCTAGTAATCCATCAAGACTTCCTCCAGGCTTCACGGCATCCGTATTGTGTCGCGAGACCACCGACCTGCAGACGACTTTGTCGCGCCAGCGATCCTTCTCGATTGTCCGATCGCAATTGACGTAATAATTGTCATGGAATCCAAGAAATGCAACCAAAAGACGATATAGACTCGCAGTCTCCTTCGCCTCTGAGCTGAGTAGAGTCAGAGCATAACTTCCCATACCATTGCGCATTGGGGAGAGGGCCTTGCACTGGTATTCCGTCCATTTCCAGCTTGTGCCGTCTCCAATCGAGATCGATAACCAAGCTTTAGCAATGAGTTAGGGATGCTATCCTGTCTCGAGCCATTCTATTTACCAATGGAACCTCTGAATCGCCACGGCTGACATACCTATTAACAGGAATTGAACTTGCCCCTAGCACATGTCGATAGTTACAGTATCAACAACGGTTCAACGCAGCTGATACTTCCAAGGATCGACTGGGACTTGGGAGCCGAACCTGCCAGTAGCCATTCGTGTAAAGAAAGGTTTGTTTCACCAGGCTCGGGGGTAATCTTCCATCGACAAGTGTTTCAGGCGCCTCGAGTGCCAAATCAAGTCGTACCCCTCGATGACAGCTTTGGCGACCAGGAACGTGAAAGACATCACATTGCATTTGCATACCTGTTCCAAAGCATACTTGTTTTGCGATGTACCAAAGTAACCGCCCAACGTCATTCCTGGCCTAGAGAAAATGAAGGAATACTGGATGAAGTTCTGATTCACTACTCCGAGGGTTACGATAAACATTGAGGCCCTCGGCGGCCGCACTACACCCAATAGCAGTCAACATCAAAGTATTATGCTTAATCACGAAAAAACAATGAAGCTGATGGTATGTCTTTAAGATTAtgtttatttcttataattCTAGGAGTCGAATCTTGTTTATAGCTGATATTTAGTACGCATTCTACACACACCAGGTTTCCTTCCGCTTGTCCTATCTATAAAGTCAGAACACCcccatcttctcttcgacAATAAATGTGGTGCAAGCCAACCTGACAAAGAACCTCACCGGCCTCGATCGCTATTTTCCAGACACGTCTTCTCCAACAGCACCACCAGATTACACCATGCTTCTCCCTCCGCCATACATAATGCGGGAACTCCAACCCGTAGTACAAGGACAGAAGTTACGACACAGCTACCAGCCCCTACGAATACCTCACATGTCCGAGTCATTAGCCAACACGGCTCGCCACAGCGTCAACGTACAGTCCTCGATCTTGCGAGACCCTTGCTCGGTGCCCGGTCGCTCGCTCGTTGCGAGGACCGAGATTACAAGTTGTTCATTGTCCACCTTGATGAAGTGCCTCACAGACTGTGAGCCAAGGTCACACAGAGAACAGTTTGTCTCAGCATTCTTTGCCACGTCGGAACTCTTCTGTACCCCAGAGGAGATACTGTCTGCTCTCATCAGGCGTTTCAATGCTGCTGAGTATGCCAAGGCATCTAAACAAGAAATCATATATCTTGGGATATGCCGTGCACTCAGAGTGTGGCTAGAGTCGAGTTGGGACCCTACCACTGATCAACGTGTCCTTGCATCCCTtgaaaactttataatacAGCGAATACATCCTGCAGTACCCATGTACTCCGAATTCTTACTACGCCGTATTAAAGATCTCCCTATCATGGAACCGGGCAAAACACAAGCCGATCCTTTACCCGTCGATGAGAACGACAACACATGTCAACATGCAAATCTGGTCACTGTCAAGAAGGCAAACAGCTTCTTTGACGACCGAAGCGGCCAGTTGTCAATTCTTGACATATGTTATAAACATCTAGCATCCCAGATCACCGTCAAGCAGATGAAAATATTCCGTTCTATTGAGAGGagggagcttcttggcgaaaGGTGGATAAAGTCAAGAGAGGCTCCCAATGTAGCTGCTATGATGCAGCTTACCGACGGGGTCTCCAATTGGGTCAGGCAAAGTATCCTAAGCGACCCGGATCCCAAGAGTCGCGGCGCTATAATAGAGAAATGGGTTCTTGTTGCGCAGCATCTCTTCCAGTCAAACAACTTTGATGGACTTGTGGCTGTTACCTCGGGCTTAGATGACATCTCTGTATCTAGGCTCAGGGCATCATGGAATGCAGTATCGCTACCGGCCAAGGAATCTCTTCGCTCTCTGCGAATGATCGTTGACCCTTCGGGTAATCGCAGGAAACTCCAAGCCTTGACCCTCACCTCGTCAGGTCCATGCCTCCCCGTTCTCCGCTCATACCTCAGCGAGCTCTTCTTTACCAACGGACGTTTTCAAGACGTCTCACCCAAAGAGTCGGAAGGGTCAGAAAAGGTTATCAATTGGGACAAGTACGCGCGCATTGCGTCAATTGTCAATGTGCTGACAAGCAATCAACAACCTTATGATATCACACCAGATGATGATTTGCAGAGGTGGATCCAGAAGAGCACATCTGAGCTGTGGTGTAAAGATCAGTCTTGCATCGACGAGGCATGTTACCAAAGGAGTAGCTTTCTTGAGTCGGGAGTCCCACTCCGGAAGAGTCAAACATTTTTGCGTGCTATTTTTAAGAAGAATTAATGTAATGGCAAggactttctttctttttcttaaccacttttctctcttttattttcttcttatttttGTTTTAATAATATCAATGGTAGAAATTACTAATTGATCTATAACTGGTTGTTTTTATAATATGTTTGTATTGCATACCACcctaaaaggcttaaataataagcctaGTTAATAGGAAAACGTAATTCCGTTGCTGTAGCCTAAGAACCTATACTGAAAGGTAATAGTCACCTTGTGATCGAATAACCCCAGCAGCATAGCAGATGGGGTAGTTCTCATCATTAAAGTCTTCAATGCAATTCATTATGGGTGCCCTGCACTTCAGAGCACTCCCATTTGTCAGTCCGTGACCGCACGTGATGGGCGCCTCATTTGTTTTGGGTGCTGCATTGCATACATAAACCGAAGCTGACGGTTTTCCTTCTCCGCCGGAAACCGGGTCCGAAAAGTTGGCTACAATCGGAGTCGAGATCTCGTATCGTTAGGCAAAATTCACAAACGATGGACTGCAGCAATGCGATTTTAGGCGAAGACAAAATATCCACAAAAGGATTCTCACTTAACTTGGTTGGTCAGCTGATATGAAATGAGCTGTCATTCTATCTCACTTTAGTGGGTAGACCCaagcttaagataatagtacATTTCGACATTCTATCACTGTAGCTCATTGCAGACATGACTAGGTAGATATGGTGTCACAATCAGAGCTCCCAAGACATTTACTTTGGGGCCTAAAATGCACACAAGACTTATCTCCGTTAGAAGACGTACAATACCCACGCCATCATGAACCCAGCGAGACTTGGACCGGCCTGTTCTATATCTTAGCTTGCAGTTCTCTTGACACAACCTCAATCAGAGGGTGCAACTCACGTGTGAATTTATCTGCCCCACGTTCTTAGACGACTCCGCTGCTTGCCCGGAAGACGCCTCGGTCGACGCAGATGCCTGAGTTTGGGTCGCACTACTGGCGGCTTGCGATGATGCCGTAGCACAAGAATCCGACATAGTTGTGGAGGCATCAGCTTGGTTAGGTATAGCCAGGGCAGGCCCAAGACAGGACGCCGGCTCGCTCTCTGTCGCACAGCAGGCATTAAGAGCTTTTTGTCCAAGGCCGGTGCATTCTTTACAAATCACAGACGCGCAGGAAGAGATAGTCGGAGCGCAGGTCTGGATAAATGCATTACACTCGTTGAATAGGGTTTCTTTAAAGCCGATGTCTTCGCTGAGCTGCGGTCCTAGGTTGGGAACGGGGAGATCCGCGGCGACCAGAGCCGCACAGAAGAGCAGAAAAGCAATCATTGTAGGTAAATGTTCAAGTTTGGAAGACGAAGGATCAGTTGGGAAAATCCACGCCAGAGCGCAGATCCGGCGGTTTGTAGTAGTGCCTTTATGTAATGCCAAGCCTGGTAGGCCTTGACCTCATTTCTGGCGTTTGACTTTGCATCCCCTGTCTTGAGTGCACTACTCTGCTGAATCTGCCCTGCCATGAGGCTTGGCACGAGCCTGTTTGGGACTCAATAACAGACGGATAACGCAGGGAGTGACAAAAATCGATCCTATCGATTGGATTCTCAGCCACACTAACGGCATGCCTCATCCGAGACAGCAGGGGGGGACAAATATCTGCTCCTTCAATTGGATTCTCAGCCGCGCTAATAGTGGTGTGGCTTGGAGCTGGAACATGAGGGCTGCTCAACGGCACGTTTCATCCGCGACGACTCCTCTGATAGGCTGCTACCTAAGCCATGACCTTTCTTATGTATATCGTGGCCTCAGACACAGCTAAGCCCTCCTCGCAAGCAAAGGCCGCATTTACAGTAAAAAGCAGATACATCGTATTAGCTGATAGGTGTAGATATGACCTAAGTTACTCGGCTTATGCTGGAATTGCCGGGGTTGCACATCTCGTCGGTGACTGAAAGAATATCATGGATAACTTGGTCGACCGTCGTCCTGGGGCGAAATTGGAAGACCTTTTGAAGACTGGTTTTGACGTATGAGCAACTTTAATTCCTCAATGGACTAGCTGACAGGTTTTGTGCGCCGAAACCATTAAGCTATAATGCTTAACAAGGTTCAATTGGTTACTGCAGAAGCAATTAGGTTAAGTTTATCTCTAATATCGTGATAGCCGTTTATTTCCCTTCAAGTgataagttttaattaattgAGGcctaatttattatatttataattctaGTAACTTATAGAATAATATAGCTtgttaatagtaatatacttttacttttagggctatataatttatttaactaaaaaaaaggtaaatttaacttatatattaagttttaagttaagaaaactaaaggctataataattaagtttttagggattactaaaagatttagtttttaatttataaattcttttaaaattagtCTATTGaatctatatagttactaCTCGCACTTCTCTAAATACCCCTTCAGAGTATCATCCAATGTCCTACTCTGCCTCAACGGAATCGCATTGCCCTTCTTCGCTAACCCAATCTTGTTATGCCAAACAACCTTCATCCCAGCATTTGTCGCACCCTCAACATCCCCCGCACTTCCAGCAACGAAAAGGATATCCTCAGCTCCAACCCCCAAATTTGGGAGGATAGCGTCATATGCTTCCTTAACAGGTTTGTAAAACCCACTCTCCTCAGCCGTaacagcagcatcaaaaGTAAACGGTGTTTCAAACCCAACACTAGCCTGCTCCTCGACACCACGAATAGCGATATATCCCGAGTGCTTCGAACAATTGGTAATAACGCCAAGTTTATAACCCTGCGCTTTTAAAGCTTGAAGAACAGAGGGGACTTCCTCCCACGCTTTAATGCTAGACCAGTTCTTGAGGAGTGCTTCAGGTGCTGATGGCGGGAGGCCGACTTCAGCGGCGGCTTGTCTGACAAGGTCTTCGTAGGGCTTGTAGGAGCCAGTGCCAAAGGTGATTTCGAGGTAGCGCTGACGCCAGCGGCCGCCGTCTTGGTGGGTTTTGGATGGGGTTGATGCGTCCCATATATCCCAGGAGTTTAAGAGGCCGGTGAGGAGATCGAAGACAATGGCTTTGGGTTGCCAGTTTTCATCAGTGGGGGCGTTCATCTTGGTGAATTTAGTGTGGTAATGTGGTAGTAGCTGGGTTTGCGGAGGATATTTAGCGAGGGAAGAGATATTTATTCTACGAGCAAAGGATCGCGGCCTCGGCGTGCTTAAGGGCGCACTTGACATGTAGTTGGTTTTAGGAGCGATCTGCCAAGTAATTCCCCCGGTTTTTCGTGGTAATAACCATACTAAGTAGTCGGTCAATTAGTAACATCAGCCGAAGCTCGGT
Proteins encoded in this window:
- a CDS encoding related to Ras guanine-nucleotide exchange protein Cdc25p gives rise to the protein MLLPPPYIMRELQPVVQGQKLRHSYQPLRIPHMSESLANTARHSVNVQSSILRDPCSVPGRSLVARTEITSCSLSTLMKCLTDCEPRSHREQFVSAFFATSELFCTPEEILSALIRRFNAAEYAKASKQEIIYLGICRALRVWLESSWDPTTDQRVLASLENFIIQRIHPAVPMYSEFLLRRIKDLPIMEPGKTQADPLPVDENDNTCQHANLVTVKKANSFFDDRSGQLSILDICYKHLASQITVKQMKIFRSIERRELLGERWIKSREAPNVAAMMQLTDGVSNWVRQSILSDPDPKSRGAIIEKWVLVAQHLFQSNNFDGLVAVTSGLDDISVSRLRASWNAVSLPAKESLRSLRMIVDPSGNRRKLQALTLTSSGPCLPVLRSYLSELFFTNGRFQDVSPKESEGSEKVINWDKYARIASIVNVLTSNQQPYDITPDDDLQRWIQKSTSELWCKDQSCIDEACYQRSSFLESGVPLRKSQTFLRAIFKKN